DNA from Helicobacter pylori:
ACTTGAAACGCCCTTTCTTTAAAGGGTAGGGTTACATTAGCCCCACTCAATCCCAAATACAAAAACTCGTTTTTGATACGGCTTTCTAAAGGGAGTAATATGGGGTGGTAATGCCCTAAAAACCCTAATTCTTTTTGAAAAGTTAAAAAACAAGCGTTATGGATTAAGGGCGATTTGGAATGCTTAATGGGGTTTCCAAAAACCCCAAAAGATTTTAATTTCATTATTCTTTCATTCAGCCTTTTTTAAAAGTTTTAAAAACACATAGCCCTTTGTTTCGTGAGAAAATTCAATTTCAGCCCAATCGTTTTGGATTTCTAAAACCTTCACGCTTTTATTTTTTAAAAGCGAGCCAATGATTTTACCTTTTGTGCTAGGAAAAGCACGCACATTCACGCCACTGACTGCGACTTTATACTCTAAAGGTTTTTTTCCCATTGTGGGGGTTATGGAGGTTTTTTGGTTGTTTTGAACGGGTGAGACGCTGTCTTGTTTAGAGTCGTTTTCTTTTTCTTGCTCTTGTTTAGTTTCTTGTTTGGTTTCTTTTTCTTGCGCAGTCGTTTCTAAAGGTGGTGCTGTGTCTTTGGTGGGGTTTTGTTCTGTAGCGGTTGTGGTTGCGTTGGCTTCTTCTTTAGGCGAAAGCGCGCTGTTTTGACGCTCTGTCTCGGTTTTTTCTACATTTTGGTTTATTGGAGCACTGTCTTTTTTCACGTAAAAACCAAGCACAGCATGCACTAAAGCATACAACAACATGAACGCTAAAACCACTAATGATGGCCACATAAAAAGTTTTAAAGAAGATTTCATCTCAGTTTTCATTCCTACCCTCAACGCTTTTCAAAATCAATCCTAGGATCAATCGCCACGCAGAGCAAATCGCTTATCAAACTCGCCACCAAACCTAAAAGCGTGAAAATATAAAGCGAACCAAACACAACAGGATAATCCCTACTCACAATGCTTTCATACCCTAAAAGCCCTAACCCGTCTAAACTGAAAACAATCTCTATCAACAAACTTGAGCTAAAAAACATGCCCAAAAAAGCCTGCGGGAAACCCGCTACCACCAATAAAATCGCATTACGAAACACATGCGCATAAAAAATACGCCCCACTGAACAGCCCTTAGCCTTAGCGCTCAGTACATAAAGTTTGCCCATTTCATCTAAAAAAGAGTTTTTCACTAAAAGCGTGAGGCTTGCAAAACCCCCTAAAGAAATGCAAAGAACGGGCAAAGTGATATGCCATAAATAATCCTTGATTTTACCTAACGCGCTCAAACTTTCAAAATTATCG
Protein-coding regions in this window:
- a CDS encoding SH3 domain-containing protein, coding for MKTEMKSSLKLFMWPSLVVLAFMLLYALVHAVLGFYVKKDSAPINQNVEKTETERQNSALSPKEEANATTTATEQNPTKDTAPPLETTAQEKETKQETKQEQEKENDSKQDSVSPVQNNQKTSITPTMGKKPLEYKVAVSGVNVRAFPSTKGKIIGSLLKNKSVKVLEIQNDWAEIEFSHETKGYVFLKLLKKAE